One uncultured Carboxylicivirga sp. genomic window, GTTGGCTTAATCTTACAGGAATATTCATCTCTTTTATGGGAGTATTATTTTTGATTTTCGAGAAGGACTTCAGTCTTACAGCCCCTATTCATGGGATATTATTGATGTTTGTAGCCGTTTTTTCTACCATGGGTTATGCCATCATATTGAAAAAAATCCCTGATTACTATAACGCTGTCAGCATTATTACCTATCAAAATATTGTTGGCTCCATATTCTTTCTGCCTTTCTTTATAACAATTGATTTGAATCATTTTATCACAACACAAATAACAATCAATGCAATTATTGCTGTAGTTCTGCTGGCTATCTTTGCTTCATCACTGGCATTCATATTTTTCACCTATGGGATGAGAAAAATAGGAATCAGTAAGGCCAATGTATTTGTAAATATGATACCTGTATTTACAGCTTTCTTTGCGTGGTGGATATTGGATGAAGAATTAACCCTTCAAAAACTTATAGGCATTGTTATTGTAACAGGAGGAGTATTTGTATCGCAATTGAAATTAAGAAGATATGGCAATTGATCTGAATAAGCTTAAGGCTGATGCTCAAAATAAATCGAAAGAAAACAAGGCATTTTTAACTAAATTAAAAAAGAAAAAGCCCAAAGATCTGGATGATCATTCGCAACGTTTACATCATGAAGTATTTGCATATACCGATTGCCTGGAGTGTGCCAATTGCTGTAAATCAATCAGTCCTATTGTAATAGATCGGGACATTGACCGCCTGGCAAAACATCTGCGTATTAAACCCTCAGCCGTTATTGAGCAATATCTGCATCTGGATGAAGAAGGTGATTATGTATTTAACGAAACACCCTGTCCATTTTTAATGCCTGATAATTACTGTATGGTTTATGAATCACGCCCGCGAGCCTGTCGTGAATATCCACATACAGATCGAAAAAGGTTTTCACAAATCAGCGCATTAACCTATCAAAACACTTTTGTCTGTCCTGCTGTTTTTGATGTAGTAGAAGGATTAAAGTTAATTTACGATTAATGATAACTAAAATCCTGTAGTTTACACTAAAATGATATTTTTGCCGTTTTAGAACCTGATGATGAAAAAATTAATAAGCATATTATCTCTTCTTACACTAACCCTAAGTATGACCGCTCAACAGGCAGGAACGTACACATATGACTTCTTGAATCTGGCTAATTCAGCACGTATTGGTGCTTTAGGTGGTAATCAGGTAGGAATGGGAGATGATGATGTAAATCTAATGTTTAACAATCCATCAGTTCTAACATCGGCAATAAGCAACAATCTGACGATCAGTTACGTTCCTTACGTAAGCGATATCAATGTGTTTTATACTGGTTATGCCCATCATATCGAAAACATTGGAACTTTTGGTGTTGGTATTCATTCCATCAATTATGGTACCTTCAACAGAGCTGATGAAGAAGGTAATTTACAAGGAACATTCTCTGCTTCTGAATATGCAATTCAACTTAGTTATGCCAAGATGCTTTCTCCCAAACTTAATTTGGGAATTTCGATGAAACCTATCATATCCAGCTTTGAGCAATATAATTCCATTGGCCTGACAGCAGATATTGGAATGATGTATAAATCCACTGATCAGCTCTTCTCTGCTGGTTTAGTTGTTAAAAACCTGGGATCGCAAATAACAACATATAATAACACTTATGAATCAATTCCTACAGATCTTCAGATAGGGATTGCTAAAAAGCTGGCACATGCTCCTTTTCGCCTTGCATTAACTGCTCAGGATTTACTAGACTGGAATTTAAAATACACGGTAAGTAACGGTAGTGGTGATATAATCGACGGAGAAGGCAATAATGGCAACGGATTTGACCAAGTTATGCGTCACATGGTTATTGGAATTGAATTTATTCCAAGTGAGAATTTCTGGGTTGATTTTGGATATAATCATCGTCGCCGCAAAGAGTTATCTATTGGATCAAAGATGTCAACCGTTGGATATTCGTGGGGTTTTGGCTTCAAAGTTTACAAGTTTAAATTTGCCTATGGATCAGCCAGATATCATCTTTCCGGAACTTCAAACCATTTCACTCTTACAGCTCGTCTTTCAGACTTCTAAATCTTGAACATAATTATAATCTGTTAACTTTCAGATTAAAGACTATAAGAATATAAATATTTATTTATATTTGTA contains:
- a CDS encoding DMT family transporter, producing MICWAFSFVWIKQAFESFNPITVVFLRLVVSSVLLFIILRSTKKLIALKRADLKWFLLLAFFEPFLYFMGESFGLKIVSSTMGAVIVSTIPLFAPITDRLFFRSRMSWLNLTGIFISFMGVLFLIFEKDFSLTAPIHGILLMFVAVFSTMGYAIILKKIPDYYNAVSIITYQNIVGSIFFLPFFITIDLNHFITTQITINAIIAVVLLAIFASSLAFIFFTYGMRKIGISKANVFVNMIPVFTAFFAWWILDEELTLQKLIGIVIVTGGVFVSQLKLRRYGN
- a CDS encoding YkgJ family cysteine cluster protein; amino-acid sequence: MAIDLNKLKADAQNKSKENKAFLTKLKKKKPKDLDDHSQRLHHEVFAYTDCLECANCCKSISPIVIDRDIDRLAKHLRIKPSAVIEQYLHLDEEGDYVFNETPCPFLMPDNYCMVYESRPRACREYPHTDRKRFSQISALTYQNTFVCPAVFDVVEGLKLIYD
- the porQ gene encoding type IX secretion system protein PorQ, with protein sequence MTAQQAGTYTYDFLNLANSARIGALGGNQVGMGDDDVNLMFNNPSVLTSAISNNLTISYVPYVSDINVFYTGYAHHIENIGTFGVGIHSINYGTFNRADEEGNLQGTFSASEYAIQLSYAKMLSPKLNLGISMKPIISSFEQYNSIGLTADIGMMYKSTDQLFSAGLVVKNLGSQITTYNNTYESIPTDLQIGIAKKLAHAPFRLALTAQDLLDWNLKYTVSNGSGDIIDGEGNNGNGFDQVMRHMVIGIEFIPSENFWVDFGYNHRRRKELSIGSKMSTVGYSWGFGFKVYKFKFAYGSARYHLSGTSNHFTLTARLSDF